The DNA segment GATTTTAAAAACGACTTGCTTTGCGCCTAGATAAAGCGGATTTAGTAAGCTTTTAGGCAAAATTTCGTTTAGTTTGATGACGTTTTCTAGCTAGCGGCACCAAAAATAGCGTTTTTAATATTTATTAGACGGTATAAATTTAACCCAATCAAATTTAGCGTAGCTATTTATCTGCAAAAACCAGCGTAAAAACGCCGCTAGCGATCAGCGCGATACCTAGCCACTCTCTGACGCTCGGGCGCTCGCCTAAAAACATAACCGCAAAAATAACGACCAAAACGAGACTAAGCTTGTCTATCGGCGCTACCTGCGACGCAGAGCCCATCTGAAGCGCTTTAAAATACGCCAGCCACGACGCTCCTGTCGCAAGTCCGCTAAGCGTCAAAAATAGCCAGTTTCGCGCGCTTAGCTCGCCCGGCGGCTGCCACTTTTTAGCATACGTGAGAAACAAAACCAGCGCCGCGGCGATAACGAGCGTCCTGATAAAAGTCGCGAAATTTGAGTCGATGCCCTCAAGCCCGACCTTAGCGAAAATCGCCGTAAGCGCGGCAAAAACCGCCGAAGCCAACGCCCACAAAGCCCATTCTTGCATATTTTATCCTTTTTTGGGATTATAGTAAATTTCGGGTAAATTTTAAATTTGACGCCGGGCTATAGCAAAACCGACGTTAAATTTTAAAAATAGATCGAAATTTGGCAAA comes from the Campylobacter rectus genome and includes:
- a CDS encoding EamA family transporter, whose amino-acid sequence is MQEWALWALASAVFAALTAIFAKVGLEGIDSNFATFIRTLVIAAALVLFLTYAKKWQPPGELSARNWLFLTLSGLATGASWLAYFKALQMGSASQVAPIDKLSLVLVVIFAVMFLGERPSVREWLGIALIASGVFTLVFADK